The genomic segment GTGAGGTGCTGGATGGTCTGCACGAAGAGCGGCACCAGATAGGTGGAGCCGAAGAGGCCCACGCCGAGGATGAAGGCCACGCTGGCGGCGGCGGCGAAGCGGCCGTTGGCGAGGATGCGCAGGTCCACCATGGGTTGGGAAGCGCGCAACTCGCGGATGATGAAGGCCGTTCCCGCCGTCCCGGCCAGGCCCAGCAGGGAGAGAACATAGTTCGAGGTCCAGCCCTCCCGCTGGCCGTTGGACAGGCCGGTCAGCAGGGCGGCCAGAAACAGGGACAGGAGCAGAAAGCCCGGCCAGTCGAGCGCGGCGCGCGGGCCGGCGCCCTCCCGCCCCGGCATGAAGAGATTGGCCAGCAGGATGCCCGCGATGCTGGTGGGCACGGCCACGTAAAACACATAATGCCAGCTGAAGTTGTCCACCAGCACCCCGCCCAGGGCCGGACCCAGGGCAGGGGCCAGCACCACGCCGATGCCGTAGATGCCCATGGCGCTGCCGCGTTCCTCGGGCGGGAAGACCCGGAACAGGGTGTACATGGCCAACGGCTGCAGGATGCCGGCGGCGGCCCCCTGGAGGACGCGGTAGAAGATCAGCAGGTTCTCGTTGGGGCTGTTGCCGCTGAGCACGGAGGCGGCCAGGAAGAGGCTCATGGCGCCGATATAGGTGCAGCGCTGCCCGAAGCTGTGCACCAGCCAGGCATTCAGCAGCATGGTGGCGGTGGTGGCCGCCAGGAAGCCGGTGGCCAGCCATTGGACCTTGTCCTGGCCCATGCCGTAGGCTCCCATGATGTCCGGCATGGCCACGTTGACGATGGTGGTGGAGAGCACCGTGGAAATGGTGCCCATCATCACGGTGGCGGTGACCAGCCATTTGTAGCGCGGCCCGTAGCGGGCGAAGAACGCCTCAGTGCTGTCGGATGTCAATGTCCACCTCCACCATCATGCCCGGCCGCAGGAGACCGTTTGCCTGCTGCACGAGGATGCGCACGGGCAGCCGCTGGGTGATCTTGGTGAAGGTGCCGCTCGGGTTCGGGTCCGGCAGCAGGGCGAACTGGCTGGTGGCGGCATGCCCGATGCGATAGACGGTGCCGCGGAACCGGCGGTCGGGATAGGCGTCCACATGGATGTCCACCGGCTGCCCGACCCGCAGCTTGGCGATTTGGGTTTCCTTGACGTTGGCTTCCACCCAGATGTTGCGCGGGTCGAGCACCATGGCGATGCGCTGGCCGGGCGAGACGTGCTCGCCTCGCTGCACGAAGGTCATCACCGCCACGCCGTCCACCGGACTGCGGATTGTATGCTCCTGCAGATTCACGCGCTGCCGCTGCAGCTCGGCGCGGATCTCGTCGGCCTGATGCTGCAGCACGGCCTGCTGGCGGTCCAGCACCTGTACCTGGCGGCGGCTGCCGCCGGCGGCGCTGAGGGTCCCGCGGGCGGCATGCAGCTCCGCTTCGGCCTTGCGATAGGCCTGCTGCACCTGCTCGTAGGCGGTGCGGGCGTGTTCCATGTCCTGCTGAGGAATCATTTTCTGGGTCGCCAGCTCGCGGGCGCGCAGATAGTCGGCCTGGCTCTGGCGCAGCTGCGGCGCGAGTTCCGCCAAGGTGGCTTCGGCGGCGCTCAGGCGGCTGGCCTGGCTCTCGTACTGGCCCTGGGTCTCCTGGCCGGTCATGCCCTTTTGGGCGCGCACCAGCTCCGCCTGCGCCAGGGTGGCCTGCAGCTTGGCTTCCAAGGCGGCTACCTGCAGGCGGGCTTCGCGTTCGTCCACCCGGGCCAGGATCTGCCCCCTGCGGATCCGATCGCCCTCGATGATGTCCAAATCGGTCAGTTGGCCGGCCACGCGGCTGCTGAGCACGATGACATCGCCGTCCACCCGCGCGTCGTCGGTACCGACGTGGGTCACGCGGTGGTAGAGCCAAGCCCCCGCCCAGGCGAGGAGCAGCAATGCCGCCATGGCGGTCAGCCAGACGCGCCCGCGCCGGGAGCGGCCGAGGGGCACGAGTGCTGCACGCAGGCGGCGTTGCCTTGCTTCCGGGTGCGCTTCCGTTTCCGGCATGGAGACCTTCAGGTTGTTCAGCTGAGTTCTTCTGTCCGGGCCTTGATGCGTTGGATGACTTCCATGCAGGTGGCCAGGTCCTGCACGGGAATGCCGTCGAGCAGTTCCGCGCGCAGTTCCGCGGCGGTTTGCCACATCTGCTCCAAGGTGGCGTCGGCTTTCGGGCAGAGGTGCACCGTCTTGCTGCGCCGGTCATGGACCGCCTCGCGCCGCTCGATCCAGCCGTCGGCCGACAGCCGGTCCAGCAGGCCGACCAGCGTGGGCCCCTCGATGCCGATGCGCTCGGCCAGTTCCTTCTGAGTCATGCCGTCGCGGTCTTTGGATAGGTACAGAAGGACCACCCACTTGGCCTGACTGAGGCCAAGCGGTTTGAGGCGCTGGTCCAGCTTGCTGCGCCAAGCGCGCGCGGTTTCGGCCAGCAGGATACCGAAATTTTCCGGATTAAACGGTCGGGTCATGGGCGCAGCGCATCTGGTTGAATGCTAGCAAGCTATCAATTTGCGCGGCTCCGGTCAATCCGGTATTGCGGCTCCCTGAGTTGGGCTTGTGCCACAGTCGCATTTCTTCTCCGGGTCTCGGGCTGCATCTATGGCCTGTGGCTCATTATGCCGAGTGCCGGGCCAAAGGCTATCCAATGGAGGTCTTAATTTCCCCGAACGACGGATGATGCTTGCTACCAAAGTAGCGCTGGCTCCGGCCTCGAGCTTTTGTATAGTAAGCGGAGCTGCTGCTGCACGCAGCAGGTTCGGGTGCCCCCGGCGCCAGCATCGCGGAACAGGTTTGCCGCGGGGCGTGCGCCGGCCGCTTGGCGTTGGGGCGGGTAGCGGTTATCCTGCAAGTTCCATGAGAACGCCGATGCTCACATCTGCAGATACGCAGCCGGAAGAGTTCAGGATTCTGACCTACAACATCCAGGTAGGCATCGGCTCGCACCGCTTGCGCCACATGATCCTGCACGGCTGGCGCTACGTCATGCCGCATGGCCAGACGATCCGCAACCTGGAGCGCATCAGCAGGCAGATTCGCGAATACGACATCGTGGGCCTGAACGAGGCGGACGCGGGTTCCTTTCGCACGCGCTACCTGAACCAGGCGCATTTCCTGGCCAACAAGGCCGGCTACCCCTACTGGGAGCAGCTGGTGACCCGCGACCTCGGCCACTTCGCCCAGCACACCAACAGCGCACTGAGCCGCTTTCCCACGGAAAAGGTGCTGCGCCACCGGCTGCCGAGCCTGATGGACGGCCGCGGCGTGCTGGAGCTGCACTATCGGGTGCATGGTCGCCTGCTGGTGGTGCTGGTGACCCACCTCGGCCTGCGGCGCGGCGCACGCCTGCTGCAGATGCGCTACCTGGCCAGGATCGTCAACCAGTATCCAAGCGTGGTGCTCATGGGCGACTTCAACTGCGTCGCCCATTCCGAGGAGATGGCCTGGCTCCTGAGCCACACCCATCTGCAAGCGCCGCAGCACTGTCCCGTGACCTTTCCCAGCTGGCGTCCCGTGGTGGCCCTGGATCACATTCTGGCCAGCGAAGATCTCGACATCCAGGAGGTCACCGTCATTCCCGAACCCCTGTCCGACCATCTCGCCCTGGGCGCACGCCTGCGCTGGCGCGCGCCGCAGGAGGAGCCGGCCGGGCGGGAGCTCGCGGGTTAGCAATGCCCTGCGGCCGGCGCGCGCCCGCCGCGCCCTTCCAGTGGCGCAGCAGGCGGAAGCCGAGCAGCATGCCCAGGATGGCGGCATAAAGCAGCGGCTGCGCGAGATCCGCTTTCACCAGCCACAGGTAATGAAGCACCCCGCCGATGGCGCTGGCATAGACCAGCCGGTGCAGTCGTACCCAGCGCTTGCCCAGGCGCCGTATCATGCCCGTGGTGGAGGTGGCGGCCAGCGGAATGAGCAGGACGAAGCTGAGAAAGCCTGCGGTGATGAAGGGCCGTTCCGGAATGTCCGCCAGAATGCTGCGCCAGTCGAAGAACTGGTCGAGCCAGACATAGGTGGTGAAGTGCAGGCAGGCGTAGAAGAAGGCATAAAGCCCGAGCATGCGGCGCAGCTTCATAGGCCATTGCCAGCCGCTCAGCCGGCGCAGGGGCGTGGCCGTCAGGCTCAGCAGCAGGAAAATCAGCGTCCAGTCGCCGGTCGAATGGGTGATGGCCTCGATGGGATTGGCGCCGAGCTGGTCGGCGTAGAAGTCGACGACGAGCTGCGCCAGCGGGACCAGGCTGGCGGTGAAGACGCCCAGTTTGAGCCAGAAGATCGGTTTCACTAGAAATACTTCTTGAGGTCCATGCCCCGGTACAGATGGGCTACCTGCTCGCCGTAGCCGTTGAAGAGCAGGGTCGGGCGTTTGCGGAACTCGCCGATGCGCCGCTCGCGCTTCTGGCTCCAGCGCGGGTGGTCCACGTCCGGATTGACGTTGGAGTAGAAACCGTACTCGCCGGGGGAGGCGCGCATCCAGGTGCTGGACGGCTGCTGGGCCACGAAGCGGATGCGCACGATGCTCTTCGGCCCCTTGAAACCGTACTTCCAGGGCACCACCAGGCGCAACGGCGCGCCATTTTGATTGGGCAGGGTCCGGCCGTAGAGGCCGACGGCCAGGAGGGTGAGCGGGTGCATGGCTTCGTCCAGGCGCAGGCCGTCCACGTAGGGCCAGGGCAGCACGTCGCGGCGCTGGCCGGGCATCTGCCGGGGATCGTAGAGGGTGATGAAGGCCACGTACTTGGCCTGGCCGAGCGGCTCCGCCTGCTTGATGAGCGCATTCAGAGGCAGGCCGATCCAGGGAATGACCATGGACCAACCCTCCACGCAGCGCATGCGGTAGATGCGCTCCTCCAACGGGGCGAGCTTCAGGATCTCGTCAATGTCGTAAACGCGCGGGTGCTTGACCAGGCCTTCGACACTGACGGTCCAGGGGCGGGTACGCAGATTCCCGGCCAGTTTGGCGGGCGCTTCCTTGCTGGTGCCAAACTCGTAGAAGTTGTTGTAGGTGGTAATGTCCTTGAAGGGGGTGGGCTTTTCGCTGGTGCTGTAGGGGCTGCGGCGGACCCCGGCCAGCGGCGTGGTGGCCTGCGCCGCGGCGGCGCTGGCGAGGAGGCCGGGCAGTAGCAGGCCGCCGGCCACCCCGGCCGCCGCCACCGCGCTGTGCTTCAGGAAACGGCGGCGGTCGAGGTACAGCGATTCGGGCGTGATCTCGCTGCCTTGGATGTCGTCGGGCCGTTTGATCAGCATGGCTCCCTCCTGCGCCTGAAAAGTGGTCGTTCTTTACTGGGTTCAAGTATAGATCGATTTTAAAGTCGCAGGTTCCGTCGGGGCGGAGGCTAGGCGGGTGGGAAGGGAAGCTGCGGGGGGCGGCGGTCACGCGTCAGTGGGCGTCGGCATTGCGTCGGGTGGGCCGTCGCCCAGGCCTCCGCCATCTCCATGTAGGCGGGCACGCCCGTTTCCCAGTAGAAGAGCGCCTGGTCCCATTCCTCGACGGCCGGCGCGCCGGCCTCTGCCACCACCGCCGCCATCATGGCCGATAGGATCACCCGCGCCGCCGCCTTTTTCTCCAATTGCGTGATCTGCCGCCAGACGTCGGGAAAGAAGTAGTTGCGCACCAAGTCGGGCCGGCTCGGCAGCAGCATGCTCAGCACCTTTTTCAGGGTGCGGTGGGCCTCGCCCCAACTGCCGACCAGATCCGAGGCGATGAGCTTGTGGATTTCGGCGCGGCCCTTGGCGGTGACCATGGCATCGATGGCCATGATCAGCCCCGCTTGCCGGCCGGGCGCGCGCCGGATACGGGATGCACGCCGGTTTTCTGCATGACCTGGCCGGGCGCCGTCTGCTTCTTGATCTGCCCCGGCGGGATGGCGCAGGCGCTCAGGGTGAAGGCGGCCAGAATGGCGAACGGCGCGTTTCTCTTCATGCGAGGCTCTCTCGTTGGACACCGGGTCACAGCTTAGCATCATGCCGGCCCGCCTGCACCGGCCGCTCTTGGTCCGATGACAGGCGCACCGGGCGCGCGGCAAGATGGCGCAATGGCAAATGCAGTATCCAGACGGAGGTGACCCGATGAAAAGCTGGCAGGAGGCGATCAAGGACGGGGCGGTGTCCGGCGGCATGGCCGGGGTGGTCATGAATCTGGCCACGGCGGCGGCCGGCCAGGTGGAGACCGGCCACGCTGCGGCAACCCTCAACGCGGTCAGCCACAGCCTCTGGGGCGATGAAGCCGCCCGGGAGGATGGCGTGTCCGCCAAGTACACCCTGAACGGCCTGGCCCTGAACGAAGGCGCGACCGTCATGTGGGCCACGGTCTACGAAAAGCTCTTCGGCCACTACGCCGACCGCGGCCAGGTCCCCATGGCGCTGTTGGGGGGCGCGGCGGTGGCCGGAATCGCCTACGTGGTCGACTACCATCTGGTGCCCAAGCGCCTGACGCCGGGCTACGAAAAGCGCCTGTCCAAGCGCGGCCTGGGCGCGCTCTACGGCGTGCTGGCGCTCAGCCTGGCGCTGGGCGGGCTGCTGAAGCGCAAGCGTCCTGCCTGAGCTCAAAAGCCGAAGATGCGCCGCAGCGACTTGACCGGGTTGTCTGGTTCGGCGCCGTCCCGGGGCGGCGTGGGCCTGGCCTCGTCGGTGCTTGCGTCCGCGGCGGCGCTGTCCATGCCCAGCATGGCCATGCCGGTGGACTTCAGGCGCACGTGCGCGGTCCAGAGCGGACTCTTCGGCCGCGGCGGCTGGGCCAGATGCAGATCCTCGCCGTAGGCCACGAGACGCAGCATGGCGCCCTGGGCATCCTTGAAGATGCCCTGGGGAATGGCGCACTCGGTGGTGGTGGGCGCCAGCACGGCCTTCTCCCGGATGAAGCGGCGCACGTCCTCGCTGGGCAGGTAGTCCAGCAGCCCGAAGCCGGTGTCCGGCACTTCGCTGGAGTTCCAGATGACCATGTCGCCGCCCGTGGTGCTGCCCATGGCCTGGGCGAAGTAGCCGATGGCGGTGGGGATGCCGCGCCACTGGACGCGGATGCTGTCGCCGAGGCCGCCTTGCAGGGCGGTGAACTCCACCGGCGCCATGAAGTCCTGCTGCGCTCCCAGGGTGAAGCGGATGTCCGGCATGTAGTTGCCGTGGACGAAGTGCTCGCCCTGCAAGGAGCCGCTGGCGGGCACGTCCCGGCGGTGCTGTTCGTTGGGCCACTCGGCATGGGCCCAGCCGGCCCGCGCTCCCGGCGCGAAGGCCCGGGAGCCGCTGCGCCCCGCCAGGGTCTTGCCCAGGGCCGTGGGGCTCATCTGCGCGGTATCGATGACGCGCGGCTGCCCGGCGCGCACCGTCGCGCCGCAGCCCCAGTACAGCAGCATGCGTGCTTTGGGCCGTTCCGCCTGGCCCGGCAGGCCGGGCACGCCCGGCGCTGCGCGGGCCTGCGTCGGGGGCAGCAGGGGCAGGGTGGGACCCATGCCCAGGCCGGGCGGCACGTCATGGGTGGCCTGCGGGTCGGCGGGCAGGGCGCGTGGGGCGTCGAGCTGAAGCAGCAGGTTGCGCTGCGGTCCGGACGGTATCCCCGCCATGCGGCCCAGCATGTCGCCCATGCCGGGCAGGCTCTGATTCTGAGTCTCGATGCTCATCCAGTATTGGGTGGGCGGCGCGGCGCCGGCGGCGGCCGGCAGGAGCGCGGCCCCGCAGAGAATGGCAAAGCCCAGGCTGTGTCTGCTCATCTTCCCCTCCTGTGCGGACGGGCCGGCCCGCCCGTCCCACCCGTTTGCCGTCGATAATGTCAGTATAGTGCACGGCAGCCGAGCGACACGGCGCAAAAAAAGACGGCCGCGCAGGCCGTCTTGAGGTGCCCATGGCACGGGGGAGTCTCGTGTCAGCCCCGGTAGGCCAGATCCAGTTCCTTGGCCGCCTTGACGTCGTCCAGGCGCCGCACCGGCAAGGTGTAGGGAGCGCCCTTGACCATGGCGGCATCGCGGCGGGCCTCGTCGAGGATGGTCCGCATGACGCGCACGAACTCGTCCAGGGCCTCCTTGGCCTCGGTCTCGGTGGGCTCGATGAGCAAGCACTCGGGCACCAAGAGCGGGAAATAGGTGGTGGGCGCGTGAATGCCGTAGTCCAGCAGGCGCTTGGCCACGTCCAGGGCGCGCACGCCGGTTTCCTTGGCCAGCTTTTCCAGGGTGACGATGAACTCGTGGGTGGCGCGGCGCTCGGGGTAGGCCAGGTCGAAGCCGGCCTTGCCGAGCTCGGCCATCAGGTAGTTGGCGTTCAGCGTGGCGAACTCGGCCACCTGGTGCATGCCTTCGCGGCCCAGCAGGCGGGCGTAGACATAGGCGCGCAGCAGCACGCCCACGTTGCCCATGTGGGCCGACAGGCGACCGATGCTCTGCGGCCGCTCGGCCTCGGTGAGCAGGCGGTAGCCGCCGTCCTTGTCGCGGGCCACCAGCGGGATGGGCAGGAAGGGCT from the Thermithiobacillus tepidarius DSM 3134 genome contains:
- a CDS encoding DHA2 family efflux MFS transporter permease subunit yields the protein MTSDSTEAFFARYGPRYKWLVTATVMMGTISTVLSTTIVNVAMPDIMGAYGMGQDKVQWLATGFLAATTATMLLNAWLVHSFGQRCTYIGAMSLFLAASVLSGNSPNENLLIFYRVLQGAAAGILQPLAMYTLFRVFPPEERGSAMGIYGIGVVLAPALGPALGGVLVDNFSWHYVFYVAVPTSIAGILLANLFMPGREGAGPRAALDWPGFLLLSLFLAALLTGLSNGQREGWTSNYVLSLLGLAGTAGTAFIIRELRASQPMVDLRILANGRFAAAASVAFILGVGLFGSTYLVPLFVQTIQHLTPTQSGLLLMPAGLALGVVFPIAGRLSDRLAPHWPIIAGLFCFGLSSYWMGSVDVNTPFWTLAWWILAGRIGLGLIMPSLNAGALRALDPALLGQGSGVINFIRQLGGAFGVNLLSVFLDRRSFFYSDALTATQTAANSATAEFARAVGGLLVQAGTPQDLQLPGALYYLGRTIYLQASTMAFRDSFLLVALVFFAAMLPAWLMGRTKEA
- a CDS encoding protein-methionine-sulfoxide reductase heme-binding subunit MsrQ, whose product is MKPIFWLKLGVFTASLVPLAQLVVDFYADQLGANPIEAITHSTGDWTLIFLLLSLTATPLRRLSGWQWPMKLRRMLGLYAFFYACLHFTTYVWLDQFFDWRSILADIPERPFITAGFLSFVLLIPLAATSTTGMIRRLGKRWVRLHRLVYASAIGGVLHYLWLVKADLAQPLLYAAILGMLLGFRLLRHWKGAAGARRPQGIANPRAPARPAPPAARASAGVRPGRDGRTGVRE
- the msrP gene encoding protein-methionine-sulfoxide reductase catalytic subunit MsrP; this encodes MLIKRPDDIQGSEITPESLYLDRRRFLKHSAVAAAGVAGGLLLPGLLASAAAAQATTPLAGVRRSPYSTSEKPTPFKDITTYNNFYEFGTSKEAPAKLAGNLRTRPWTVSVEGLVKHPRVYDIDEILKLAPLEERIYRMRCVEGWSMVIPWIGLPLNALIKQAEPLGQAKYVAFITLYDPRQMPGQRRDVLPWPYVDGLRLDEAMHPLTLLAVGLYGRTLPNQNGAPLRLVVPWKYGFKGPKSIVRIRFVAQQPSSTWMRASPGEYGFYSNVNPDVDHPRWSQKRERRIGEFRKRPTLLFNGYGEQVAHLYRGMDLKKYF
- a CDS encoding HlyD family secretion protein; amino-acid sequence: MPETEAHPEARQRRLRAALVPLGRSRRGRVWLTAMAALLLLAWAGAWLYHRVTHVGTDDARVDGDVIVLSSRVAGQLTDLDIIEGDRIRRGQILARVDEREARLQVAALEAKLQATLAQAELVRAQKGMTGQETQGQYESQASRLSAAEATLAELAPQLRQSQADYLRARELATQKMIPQQDMEHARTAYEQVQQAYRKAEAELHAARGTLSAAGGSRRQVQVLDRQQAVLQHQADEIRAELQRQRVNLQEHTIRSPVDGVAVMTFVQRGEHVSPGQRIAMVLDPRNIWVEANVKETQIAKLRVGQPVDIHVDAYPDRRFRGTVYRIGHAATSQFALLPDPNPSGTFTKITQRLPVRILVQQANGLLRPGMMVEVDIDIRQH
- a CDS encoding MarR family winged helix-turn-helix transcriptional regulator, coding for MTRPFNPENFGILLAETARAWRSKLDQRLKPLGLSQAKWVVLLYLSKDRDGMTQKELAERIGIEGPTLVGLLDRLSADGWIERREAVHDRRSKTVHLCPKADATLEQMWQTAAELRAELLDGIPVQDLATCMEVIQRIKARTEELS
- a CDS encoding endonuclease/exonuclease/phosphatase family protein; this translates as MLTSADTQPEEFRILTYNIQVGIGSHRLRHMILHGWRYVMPHGQTIRNLERISRQIREYDIVGLNEADAGSFRTRYLNQAHFLANKAGYPYWEQLVTRDLGHFAQHTNSALSRFPTEKVLRHRLPSLMDGRGVLELHYRVHGRLLVVLVTHLGLRRGARLLQMRYLARIVNQYPSVVLMGDFNCVAHSEEMAWLLSHTHLQAPQHCPVTFPSWRPVVALDHILASEDLDIQEVTVIPEPLSDHLALGARLRWRAPQEEPAGRELAG